The proteins below are encoded in one region of Shewanella algae:
- the bluB gene encoding 5,6-dimethylbenzimidazole synthase, with translation MSDFAVSSEAEAFSLQEREALYKAIFARRDVRSQFLSKPVPEESLQRILDAAHHAPSVGFMQPWDFILVRSEAKRRAIKQGFDAANARSTEQFSGERRLHYQRLKLEGILEAPLGICVTCDPSRTGPVVLGRTIKPEMDNYSAVCAVQNLWLAARAEGLGVGWVSILDDEVLRETLGIPEEIRIIAYLCLGRVSAFNDTPELERKGWLPRRPLELAVHEDGWQAAQQQQTDELLAEFLRQRERQSGK, from the coding sequence ATGTCCGATTTTGCCGTTTCCTCCGAAGCAGAAGCGTTTTCTTTGCAGGAGAGAGAAGCCTTGTACAAGGCGATATTTGCCCGCCGCGATGTACGCAGTCAATTTTTGTCAAAGCCGGTTCCCGAAGAGAGCTTACAGAGGATCCTGGATGCGGCGCACCATGCGCCCAGCGTTGGCTTTATGCAGCCTTGGGACTTTATTCTGGTGCGCAGTGAAGCCAAGCGCCGCGCCATTAAACAGGGGTTTGATGCCGCCAATGCCCGTTCGACGGAACAGTTCAGTGGCGAAAGACGGCTTCATTATCAGCGGTTAAAGCTTGAAGGTATTCTTGAGGCGCCTTTGGGGATCTGTGTGACCTGCGATCCCAGCCGCACCGGGCCTGTGGTACTTGGCCGCACCATCAAGCCGGAAATGGACAACTACAGTGCAGTTTGCGCGGTGCAAAATCTGTGGCTCGCCGCCAGAGCCGAAGGCCTGGGTGTGGGCTGGGTCAGTATTCTTGATGATGAAGTGCTGCGTGAGACCTTGGGGATACCTGAGGAGATAAGAATTATCGCTTATTTGTGTCTGGGGCGGGTGAGCGCTTTCAACGATACCCCTGAGCTTGAGCGCAAAGGCTGGTTGCCCCGGCGACCACTTGAGTTGGCGGTCCATGAAGATGGCTGGCAGGCTGCGCAGCAGCAACAAACCGATGAACTGCTGGCCGAATTCTTGCGCCAAAGAGAGCGCCAAAGCGGAAAATGA
- a CDS encoding cation:proton antiporter, which translates to MVEKITAMLALIGVLSLACQWIGWRMRLPAILPLLLCGLLLGPGLGLLDPDAIFGDLLFPIISLGVAVILFEGALTLNFKEIKDHGRMVTHLVSVGALITWGCIASAAHFLLSFDWPLALLFGALVVVTGPTVIVPMLRTVKPKSQLASILRWEGIVIDPIGAMLAVLVFEYITVSAGQTAHVLLALGSMLGIGLGLGALAGYLVGRVLRSNLLPHYLTNTAVLTIMLGVFVGSNLLQEESGLLTVTVMGIWLANMRGVDIADILEFKETLTVLLISALFILLAARLDSSAMLDLGLGGLGVLAVVLLVARPLSIWLSGIGTSLSSAEKWFLSWVAPRGIVAAAVSSLFAIKLEKMEVPGAETIVPLVFLIIIGTVVIQSLTARRWASILGVQAGSARGLLIFGASKFSRELAKVLKSKDIKVILADSNWDNIRLARMDNIPVYFGNPASEHADTYLDLTGIGKVLILSPYRQLNPVVYFHFQDILGQKKVYGLSNTESNGTSARHQLSESYLKRMCLFGETVSYAKLASLMSKGGVLKSTNLTESFGYKDFCRRYGETVVPLMYLKNGKVTMLTGNTTDLPRGIELISLIPKEALAEASALKEAEETLKQARAEAEQKAKEQEAKEQQAALTEAEVQDKVSCDKEGEAGGKESGKGNGENKGKVTA; encoded by the coding sequence ATGGTTGAAAAAATCACCGCCATGCTGGCGTTGATAGGAGTCTTATCTCTGGCGTGTCAGTGGATTGGCTGGCGGATGCGTCTGCCGGCGATATTGCCGCTGCTGCTTTGTGGTTTGTTGCTGGGTCCCGGGCTGGGTTTACTGGATCCCGATGCGATTTTCGGCGACTTGCTGTTTCCCATCATCTCCCTCGGGGTTGCTGTCATTCTGTTTGAAGGGGCGTTGACGCTCAACTTCAAGGAGATTAAGGACCATGGCCGGATGGTGACGCATTTGGTGTCTGTGGGCGCGCTGATCACCTGGGGCTGCATCGCCTCGGCGGCGCATTTCCTGCTGAGTTTTGATTGGCCGCTGGCACTGTTGTTTGGGGCCTTGGTAGTGGTTACCGGGCCGACTGTGATAGTGCCCATGCTCAGAACCGTTAAGCCCAAGTCTCAGCTGGCGAGCATTCTGCGCTGGGAGGGGATAGTGATAGATCCCATAGGCGCCATGCTGGCGGTGTTGGTGTTTGAGTACATTACTGTCAGTGCTGGGCAGACAGCGCATGTACTGCTGGCACTCGGCTCTATGCTGGGTATTGGCCTTGGGCTTGGTGCCTTGGCCGGTTATCTTGTTGGGCGGGTGCTGAGGAGTAATCTCTTACCCCACTATCTGACCAACACGGCAGTGCTGACCATAATGCTCGGGGTCTTTGTCGGTTCAAACCTATTGCAGGAAGAGTCCGGCCTGTTGACCGTGACAGTAATGGGGATTTGGCTCGCCAATATGCGCGGCGTGGATATTGCCGATATCCTCGAGTTCAAAGAGACGCTCACGGTACTGCTTATCTCGGCGCTGTTTATTTTGCTGGCGGCCAGGTTGGACTCGTCGGCCATGCTGGACCTTGGTCTGGGCGGCCTTGGGGTATTGGCAGTGGTGCTTTTGGTGGCCAGGCCGCTGAGCATTTGGCTCTCGGGTATAGGCACTTCGCTCAGCAGCGCTGAAAAGTGGTTTTTGAGCTGGGTGGCGCCGCGGGGGATAGTGGCGGCGGCCGTGTCATCACTGTTTGCCATCAAGCTGGAAAAGATGGAAGTGCCCGGCGCCGAGACCATAGTGCCACTGGTGTTTTTAATCATCATAGGCACAGTTGTGATCCAGTCGCTCACCGCCAGACGCTGGGCCAGTATTCTTGGGGTGCAGGCAGGCTCTGCCCGCGGCCTGCTGATCTTTGGCGCTTCCAAGTTTTCCCGGGAGCTGGCCAAGGTGCTCAAGAGCAAGGATATCAAGGTGATCCTTGCCGACAGTAACTGGGATAACATTCGTTTGGCGCGGATGGATAATATTCCGGTTTACTTTGGCAACCCGGCCTCGGAGCATGCCGACACCTATCTGGATTTGACCGGCATCGGCAAGGTGTTGATCCTGTCTCCCTATCGTCAGCTCAACCCTGTGGTCTATTTCCATTTCCAGGATATTCTCGGACAGAAGAAGGTTTATGGTCTCAGTAACACGGAAAGCAACGGTACCAGTGCCCGCCATCAATTGTCTGAGTCCTATTTGAAGCGTATGTGCCTATTCGGTGAAACTGTCTCCTACGCCAAACTGGCCAGTTTGATGTCCAAGGGCGGGGTGCTGAAGAGCACTAACCTGACAGAGAGCTTTGGCTACAAAGACTTTTGCCGCCGCTATGGTGAAACTGTGGTGCCCTTGATGTACCTGAAAAATGGTAAGGTCACTATGTTGACCGGCAACACTACAGATTTGCCAAGAGGAATCGAGCTTATCAGCCTGATCCCCAAAGAGGCGCTGGCGGAGGCATCGGCGCTCAAGGAAGCGGAGGAAACCCTCAAGCAGGCAAGGGCTGAAGCCGAGCAAAAGGCCAAGGAGCAGGAAGCGAAAGAACAGCAAGCCGCGCTAACTGAGGCTGAAGTGCAAGACAAAGTGAGCTGTGATAAAGAGGGCGAAGCCGGTGGAAAAGAGAGCGGGAAAGGTAATGGGGAAAACAAGGGGAAAGTTACCGCGTGA